The segment tttcgaaattgagatttttacataatctgaaagctgaataaataaactttctatagatatgtgagttgttagaataggacaatatctggctgagatacaaccgtttaaaactcaggaatctgagagcgcagaaaaatcaaaatattgagaaaattgcctttgaagttgttaatcaggggcactgtagcaggccatccactcacaaaaatacagtttttatatatttaaggtaggaaatttacaaaatatcttaatggaacatgatctttacttaatatcctaatgatttttggcatgaaagaaaaatcgataattttgacccacacaatgtatttttgtcttttactaaaaatgttcccgtgctacttaagactggttttgtgatccagggtcacatttatatGCTCTTCAGTATCAGTTCAGACATGATGAGACGCATATTGATGTATGATGTCAttattatcatgtttttgtttgttttctgagcCTCATAATTTTGTGACTTCCTATTAACAAGCTAATAATATTGTATTCAATTTCTCTGTTTGTGCTGACCTCATGCTGAGAGTTTATCTCAGTctgcacctgtgtgtgtgtgtgttttattatctccgtggggacagtccataggcgtaatgttttttacactgtacaaactgtatattttatcccctaaacctaaagatcatagaacactttttgcatttttagattttcaaaaattatcgttctgtacaatttataagattttttgcccatgaggacctcaattttggtccccacggtgacacgagtccccatgagttggtgtgcattcaggtgacacacacacagacgtttTTATACATTGTGGCGACTATCCATTGACATGATGACTTGAATATGGTACAAGCCCTAACCCctcaatgcacacacacactatagacGCATGTAATAAACACGCTCTTGCTGTCTGTGTGTTATTACAGTCAACAGAGCTGCAGGGGATTGTGGGTGTGTTCATCTCTGTGTCAGTACTGAATGTTGATAAACGCTCTTCTAGTGTGAATGTGAATGCTGATAAATTTAGTGATAGACAGCAACACTGgccagtaacagacaaccagtTTTCTTACAAAGTGAAATTCATAGAAATGTTTCACTCAAGTCAGCAgtccagggctgcgtttcccgataatGTTGTCGCAAGTTAGCGTGCTACGAAGACTATACAGGTACACCTTAACTCCAGTTATACCTTTTATAGGCGTGTTTCCCGAACTGTACCTTATGAGGTTACTTTCCTACGTCCCACGGGACCAGGTTAtgtccatggcggtggtgctgaatTAATGGACATGGATCGCtcgacaatcaattattcactctatACAGGGACTGCTTCACTGCGTTAGGTGAGGTAGAGgcgttctttataaaataagcactttagaaatagttgaagttGTATCTATTAGGACTcataggataaaaataaaccaaattgcaaactaaatccaacAATGGATATTGTTTAATTGTGAAATGAGTGTGCGAACCCGCAATGTCATGCCCAAATGCATCAACCCGCAACACTAACTGGCAGTATGTGGTCATTTATATCAAATGTTCTCAAACTTTGGGTCGGAGGGTCACGCAAAGCCACTTGCTGTTGCGGTGCttaaaaagtttattccagCAACTAACAATTACTTGTATAGTTCACACGTGTATTGTGCTTGaacactggatgcgcaagcggcgcatttacattattaatcacacttacaatatcaaggggaataatataaacaagCATGCCATACAATAAGGTATTTtgatattaaaattaaacttattCATTCATGAGAAGAAAATTAAAACGTAAAgggagtgaatgtgtgttgtttccctattttctcaactcaactcaactttatttatatagcgcttttacaattttcattgttacaaagcagctgcacatgagacacattgactacaagcaaaacaatcaaagttgtacctgcaaaaacaagaaaaggttgaaaacacagaagacagacacacccacacacaaaacactccacacacacaacacgcacacgcaccaacacagagacacacgcacgtacgtacacagacaagtacgcacacacacacacgctcagtgagagcacacatttaggataaaggagagagaagcacaggtcaaatataacagactataaattcctatatgcaatattaattaagtaaaactttaaaattctaaagcagcccccccggtcaggcagatagtgcaaaaacagtatgcaaacggtggcgaggaacccaaaactctaatcgagaaaaaaaacctcaggagaacccaggcccaaccaggggattccagttcccctctggcaaaagctgctgcctctgcacaagctccagagaacttgcacaacaaggctaaataaaataaataaacttaataataaaataaattatagtttaagattatcattaataatctaatagcatttgaagttttgtggtgaagacatgtcaagagaccgcgtccttctttatccagctctatcatctcagctcttgtcaggtccccacttcccattctccgctctaccatcaggtcaggccatgaactgcatcctgctcgctgtggtaaccttggaacaatgagacaagactggctgagagtagagtactgttctgtactctttgatgcaacaagtacatcagttgtgtttttggttccggttgatctaactaatgcagcctaaaccctctgaagatttatattatggaagagtagtgtatgcaagattaaaaagatgcgtctttagtctagatttaaactgacagagtgtgtctgcctcccggacagtgcagggaagactattccaaagtttaggcgctagataggaaaaggatctaccacctgcacttgattttgaaattctaggtattaccaactgacaggacgcctgagagcgtaatgcacgtgaaggactgtaatacaaaaggagttcattcaagtattgaggagctaaaccatgtaaggctttataggtaataagcaagattttaaagttaacgcgatgctttataggtaaccagtgcaaggttgacagaaccgggctaatatgttcatacttttttgtacgtgtaagaactcgagctgccgcgttttggaccaattggagtttttgtaataagcctgcagggcaaccacctaacagtgcattacagtaatctagtcttgatgtcatgaatgcatgaattaacttctctgcatctgagaattttctatttaaaagtgTTCCATGAGATAGCATACATTTGATTATACctgtgtttgggaacccctaATTTATATTATCATTATATATGttgctaaagtctcataatttactcaataaaagtaaaaagcgCAGAACATATAATCAACAGCTTTCTATAATTATAATTGCAGCATAAATTGTAGCCAGGTTTTCATGGATTAAATGCACGAAAATGCTCCGCGGATGGTGCCGTCTTTGATTTAGCCAAAACATTTGACTAAACTTTATACcacaatctttctctttaaatatactcCAAATTCTTTGGGTTGCCAGCTGATGCacagataaaataattaaaaagctaacaACCATCAATGTAAAGACAATTATATTCCTTGCATGAAAACACGTCAATATAGCCTACTGGTATTTTTAActttagaattttatttgtatagactGCGATGTAAAGAAGCTTTTTTTCCCACAGTGGCCACTAGTGGGTAGACTCTTAACAGCGctaaggtatagctaagagcgctccagaccaaccttccgaacgtatgacttacagaaggtatacttaactaagaacgtttcgggaaacacatattaacgataaggtacagcttaaggtaaaatttaagaacgacgtagcgttaagaaggtttcgggaaacgcggCCCAGTTCATTCCAAACGTGTTCAGATGACTTATGTATCGATTTAAAGACACTCAGTTCTCTAACTTTATGATACCATGGTCAGACTCCTAAATGTAATGCACTTTTTTGTGGAGCCCACTTATCCATGTGTGATGTTATTAGGACAACTTATTGTtctcaaacaaaaacaaatacagacAATTCTAGAACGAATAAATGTACCAAGAAAGGAGAGCTAAACAATTAATCATAGAATGGAGACTTTGAAATGAAATGGTAATCATGTTCACTAGACAATTTCAAATCTTTCATTCCGCTGAAATTGTCTTGGAATCTTCTAAAGGCCCTTAACTTTGAAAGCTCTTGATCCCAGAACATTCGTGTTTCTCACAGAAACTATTGCAAAGCTTTGTTCatttcatacacacacatcagatcATCCATCCAACTGGGACAGAAGCAGCAGATTTGTGTGGTTTTCTTCTTCAGGTTTCCATCTGATCCCACGTCTGTCCAACGTGGTTCCTGAGAGCTGTCTGTTGATCGCTGTGGGTTTACTGCTGGGCGGTTTGATCCGTGTGATGGGTGAAAATCCCCCCGTGCTCGATTCCCAGCTGTTCTTCTTGTGTCTCCTCCCTCCCATCATCCTGGACGCCGGCTATTTCCTGCCGATCCGACCTTTTACAGAGAACGCCGGCACCATCCTGACGTTCGCGGTGGTGGGAACGTTGTGGAACTCGTTTTTCGTGGGGGCGGGGCTGTACGGAGTGTGTCGTCTGGAGGGCGGCCGTCTGGCTACGGTGGACCTGTTGTCCTGCCTGCTGTTTGGATCAATAGTGTCGGCCGTGGATCCGGTGGCCGTGCTCGCTGTCTTTGAGGAGATCCACATCAATGAACTGCTGCACATCCTGGTGTTCGGAGAATCGCTGCTCAACGATGCCGTCACGGTGGTGAGAAATACAAGTCCGTGCCTGCGTCCTAATTCACATATTATGCGTTCCAAGCAGTGTGCGAAATCACAGTTGCTATGTCCCAAGACCCAGTGTGTTGAATGATATTTCGCCCACACCTCGCCGCGAGTGGGACGACTTCAAGTCACTTTTATTCATATAGCgctttttgttgtttgtatgtAACATGCTTTGCTTGTTTGCTGCAGGTGCTGTATCATTTGTTTGAGGAGTTTGCTCACGTGGGCGAGGTGACCCCGGGCGACGTCTTTCTGGGCGTTCTGTGTTTCTTTGTGGTGGCTCTGGGGGGCGTGATGGTGGGCGCGGTGTACGGCGTGCTGGCCGCTTTTACCTCGAGGTTTACCACGCATACGCGCGTGATCGAGCCCCTCTTCGTGTTTCTGTACAGCTACATGGCGTATCTGTCTGCTGAAGTCTTCCACCTGTCCGGTATCATGGCGTGAGTGTTTCTATCATGTGACAGGTGAAGGTCTCCGATTGGATGCTGTTTCCATTCTGACCAGTCTCGTCTGCTGCCTCAGGCTCATCGCGTGTGGTGTGGTGATGCGACCGTACGTCGAAGCCAACATTTCCCACAAGTCTTACACCACCATCAAATATTTCCTGAAGATGTGGAGTAGCGTGAGCGAGACGCTGATCTTCATCTTTTTAGGCGTGTCCACAGTGGCCGGACCCCACGTTTGGAACTGGACATTTGTCACCATCACACTCATCCTGTGTCTGGTGTCCAGAGTTCTGGGTAAGGTTTATTCAGTCACTGAATTATTGAAATAACACTTTGTTTAGCGACCGCTTCTTTAACGTTAGCCACAAATTCAGAGAAAATGTCATAATATTGCCAAAGCGTTTGACAAACGCTATATTTTGTGTTATATGACTAGGAAGGCGTGATTATGAACACGTCTGTCTGTAATCAAGTAGATTTTCTGCACTCTGTATAGGTGTAGTCGGTTTAACGTACATCATAAATAAGTATCGTATGGTGAAGCTGAGCGGTAAAGATCAGTTCATCGTGGCATATGGAGGTTTGAGGGGAGCCATCGCCTTTTCTCTGGTCTTCCTGCTGTCCGGCGATGACTTTGCAATGAAGAACATGTTTCTAACAgccatcatcaccatcatcttCTTCACGGTTTTTGTGCAGGTGACTAAATCAAAGTCCCTTAGTTGAATTCATATTTCCCTTTGGGTCACACTTCACGAGTCTCTTGGGGTGTTACAGGGGATGACCATCCGGCCTCTCGTTGATCTCCTGGCTGTGAAGAAGAAGAAACAGAGCAAATCTTCAATAAATGAGGAGATTCACACACAGGTGATGTTGTCTCATGCTGACAAACGTGAGCTTTACCCACAAAACCCTTTCTGGCAAAGAGCAGACGTGGTGAAATCTAATGGATgaaatgtctgtggttttgtgtgtctTGTAGTTTTTGGAGCATTTGTTGGCTGGAATAGAAGGCGTGTGTGGGCACTACGGAAACCGTCATTGGACCGTTCTTcagtagggatgggtaccgagaaccggtacttttttggaccggtacataattgggtcgataccagagtatcaataagcttcatgacaaacgacactgttatcgatacttgcgttgttttatctctgtgtattcgggtgttaaatggcaaattagaggctgctgcctgtcattttccatccctgaatgatgtccgaagtttgctcgacgtatgtgtgatatctagggccatatgatttccgcgatgtatttgtaatagtgctgtcaatcgattaaaaaaattaatcggattaatcacacattttttctgtgattaatcacgattaatcgcacacaactattatattttaaaatatacttttacattttaataatttcacatttaatcttcaaattgatgtagaaacaacatatttctttaacagcatcattttatgaaagctaacattttgatattggtattgcaactgatgtctctattaaattgattattttaacattaattatagccattcaacagtataattgagagctcatgtaggaaattgaaggacactttacagtctttaatgctaaattataaaattaaatgcagaagaattctcattaaagctataaaatcacattgatttcttcttttattttgttctttgattaacattagtgacaggagtcacagcagcacgtttaagagcgcggcccctttaagagctgtcttagtACGCAATCTGActgtcaccgcactcccattttcacaactctttgcattcatttaagattttattttacactttgaagtctgtgcttaagaaaatgctagacaaaacgggctttctgacataatcttgtgtggttttatccattcaagcacgaaagagaacttaacacggatgcgctgtctgacagagattcaccgacgcagccgtgactgtttacaccagactggacctctcgttgcgttttgccgcgtcccacagtttagaagctgtctatcttcaatgaacgcgtcaaagcaactgtttaaaatcgcgcttaagtggtttaaaagcctgtacacgaataagagcgtgattacataatgtaacgctagacaaaggatgtcaaaacaaacggatgctgcgttaattgcgataaatattttctcacgcgttaatttgaaaaaattaattgcatgcgttaacgcgttaacgttgacagccctagtttgtaatctgcttgttttgcgtgtttatgagtgaaagagtggcatggttgcgcttgtggagctttcagcgtccgcgtttcacaacgaggaagcttccgtcaaacacccctttgcggCAACCCATCAAAATAGAAGTCCTTaatttgagaacaagttataacattgtttttaataattctgcgtacatttacttactttagtgaattgaagtaaatgtgctagtaaaattataaaaaatagtacatactgtataattaaaaaaaattacttgcttagaaaatagtacttaaatttatgtagacctaaaaccagaaagtaaaaagaaatatggtctaccagccaaataaccatagtgatgtaaagtaaatatgttgaattacattatgatgtgctcctctgcacatgctaagtgccgtaagtgcacgttttgttatgtggcattttctgtttgctcagaagcatttgtaaactgcagttctaaagctcagctgtaataaagaaacttaacatgttcttttcatcattcaatcttttcacatcatgtatttttgcatcaaattatagagcgtagtatcgataaccgtattgataagtaccggtatcgataagcagtatcgatatccataaaatcttaacgatacccatccctattcTTCAGAGACTTTTAGCTTTATGTTCATGAAAAAATTACAACACACTTAATCACCTTGTGTAAGAAAGACAATCTGCAGTGTGGTGTTAACTCATGCTGAACGGGATTGTGAATAACGCTTGCGCGCATATAGACCGAGGGAAAGATTGATGGCTTTGATGTTGTTATTTGATGACAAAACAAGAAACTGTGAAACGTACCGAATGTCACCGTATATGTTGTTGAAACGACATGAATTATTACAGAAAGTTCTGGAATCTTCTGGAAAATGGTCATCGCTCAGATGTTGTTGTGCATTTATCTGGCAGGATGAATCGTTTTAATAAGCGCTACGTGAAGCGTTGGCTGATTGGTGGAGAACGCTCGCAGGAACCTCAGCTCATCTCCTTCTATAATAAGATGGAGCTCAAACAAGCCATGATGCTGCTAGAGCGCAACAGTTCAGCCAGTCTGAACACTGCAGGACGCACAACCACCACACtgtgagtcacacacacacacacactgctcacatgacttcaacacacacacacgctctttACATGTGTGTCTGCAGACAGCAGAGCAGCAGAAGAACTCTAAACATTTCTAAAGAGCGAGAAGAAGAGATCAGAAAGATTCTCAGAGCCAACCTGCAGAAGACCCGGCAGAGAGTGAGATGTGTTTGAATATCACACTACTAACCCACTTAACTACATTTACCCTAAAAGTGAGAAACACATGCCTAATCTGAACTAAACCTACCCTTTGGGGACGTCCTCATTtgacaaaattgtaaaaatgttcttttagGGTTAAATGTTGGTTAGGATTCAGTGTTTATAACTAGAAGTCCATGGAATAAATACGTACATttattgtgcgtgtgtgtgtgtgtagttacGCTCATACAGCAGacacacactgatgctggatCCTGCAGAAGATGACTGGAGTGAGACACATCTCAGAAAACAGCGTGTGGAAATCCAGAGACGTGTGAGCATCACTTCACGTTAGATCTGAACAGTTTATGACATGTCACCATCAGAGCGAATGACTTTTTCTGTGGGtttttatgaagaataatgaaagcatatttttatataatggcTGTTGtgctctttaaaaaaatcttcagATTTGTGTGAAGAACAAACCCAAACCAACCGTATGTTCATGAATCACATCAGAGATGAGGGAATCACCTTGATTTGTACACGGACACCTTGATTTGAAAAGCATGTTTGTTTCAAATGCAATAATCCAATTGTGTGGATTAAATAGAGtttgttaatcgacgtcacgccgcattgaatgttgcgccattttaggaggatggctgctagtgcgttcaatgcagtgtttggTTTTTCTAgattgattaggaa is part of the Triplophysa rosa linkage group LG16, Trosa_1v2, whole genome shotgun sequence genome and harbors:
- the slc9a1b gene encoding sodium/hydrogen exchanger 1b; the protein is MAPNTRTDILCEHGPMKPTHLHAHPHYTRCSSHSTPRTRTLQPGCICNEYTVYESFVVVISAVMVSCEMTRTLPLLLLVFCCLSVRCHVNQSDQHHKRAFPVISIHYEAVRTPFEVALWILLASLMKLGFHLIPRLSNVVPESCLLIAVGLLLGGLIRVMGENPPVLDSQLFFLCLLPPIILDAGYFLPIRPFTENAGTILTFAVVGTLWNSFFVGAGLYGVCRLEGGRLATVDLLSCLLFGSIVSAVDPVAVLAVFEEIHINELLHILVFGESLLNDAVTVVLYHLFEEFAHVGEVTPGDVFLGVLCFFVVALGGVMVGAVYGVLAAFTSRFTTHTRVIEPLFVFLYSYMAYLSAEVFHLSGIMALIACGVVMRPYVEANISHKSYTTIKYFLKMWSSVSETLIFIFLGVSTVAGPHVWNWTFVTITLILCLVSRVLGVVGLTYIINKYRMVKLSGKDQFIVAYGGLRGAIAFSLVFLLSGDDFAMKNMFLTAIITIIFFTVFVQGMTIRPLVDLLAVKKKKQSKSSINEEIHTQFLEHLLAGIEGVCGHYGNRHWTVLQMNRFNKRYVKRWLIGGERSQEPQLISFYNKMELKQAMMLLERNSSASLNTAGRTTTTLQQSSRRTLNISKEREEEIRKILRANLQKTRQRLRSYSRHTLMLDPAEDDWSETHLRKQRVEIQRRMSLFLTVPAHRQDSPPIRRARFESDNQEHMTRPSILLNVPSVSSVLQDSVTIDNESEKRDESRRRRHGGDEKQEGERGIRGRKPSVTFALDLEEQKLSRCLRDLGPDQLNEDDEEPFLSQ